The genome window AGCCAATATTTAGCTTGATCAGTTCTTTAACCGCTAATTTCGAAACTTCTTCGGCTCCAAGTTTTGATAGATGTGTATCATCGTCTTTGCCTTTTGGATAATAATCAATTTCATTTGGTTGATAATGTAAATGCAATTTTTTAGAGTTTTCTGGACCATATTTTATTTCCAATTTCTCTGTTAAATATTGCATATCAACAAACGGAACATCCAAATCTTTTGCAACATTTCTCACAATCAAAGGATATAAACCATGTGTATCAACCAAAACGCCTTTTTCATTAAAATTTCGACGAACAATAGAAGTCATTAAAATTGGAATAGCACCTTTTGCACGAGCTTCTGTAACATATTGTTCCAAATTTGCGCGATATTGAGTGACAGGATTTGTGTAACGAACAGAATCTTCAATTTTTTGATCGTTATGCCCAAATTGAATGATTACATAATCACCTTTTTTCAATTGACTCTGAACTTTTTTCCATCTTCCTTCTATTCTAAAACTCTTAGAACTTCTTCCATTTGTCGCATGATTCTGAATTTCTAAATCAGAATTCATTAACTCAGGCAAAAGTTGTCCCCAGCCATGTTCAGGATTTTTAGTTGGATTTTCTTTATTCGCCATTGTCGAATCTCCAACAAGAAATAGGGTTCTTTTTTGGGCGAATGATATGCTAAAAAACAAGCATAATATCGTTGATAAAATTATTTTTTTCATGTTAATTTTGCTTTGGATTCCATCCGTTAAAAATATTCTCGATGGTATATTTTTGTATTTCTTTTTCGGTTAATTGATGCGACCAACTTGCTCTTTTTTGAGGATTATTTCCTAAACCTTTACTTTTATATTCTGCATAATAAGCTGTTTTTTCTTTATCTGGAAACATTGCATCACCTTTCCATTCGTTCCAGCCAATAGGAAGAATATGTTTTCCCATTTCGGTATGTATAAAAACTGTTTTGGCAAAAGGACGCCAAGGTCTTCCCAAATAAACTTTTGTCAAATTGTCTTCTGCAATAAGACTACAATTGAAAAAAACATAACCAAATTCTTGCTCTTGATGTGTTGCCGCAGCTGTAATATAAGAATTAGCCAAACTTTTTATGGTACAATTCTCAAAAACAGCAATTGCTTCACCAAAAATAAAATCTGTCGTTCCTTCGATATAACAATTTTGATAATATTGACGACTTCTGTTTGTTGCAGTATACAATGTGTCTTGACATCCTAATAATCGAATATTTTTTGCCACAAATTTATCGCCTTCCACATGCAACGCAACAGCTTGTCCTTGGTTACAACTTTCGTTTTGAATCGTAAGATTTTCTAACTGAATATCATCTGCTTCAACCAAAAAAGTGTAGGAATTATAGGTTGTCATTTTTTGATTTGTTAAACCATCTATTTTTCCAGAAAAATCATTATTAGTAATAATAGTTTTCTCCGAATCTTCACCTTTTATCGTTATTTTATGTTTCCAAGAAGGAATTCTAATTTTTTCGTGATAAACACCATTTTTAACAAGAATTAAAGCTTGATCAGGTCCTAAATCTCTCAAAGAATTAATAGCTTCTTGAATAGATGTAAAATCTGCTTGTTGATCTTTTGCAACAGTAATTGTTTTGTACTGAGCATTTACATTGATAAAGATGAAATGTAAACAAACTATAAAAATGAATTGAATGATTTTCATTTGTTAAATCGTTTCGTTAAAAAATCAATAATGTAGTGTTTCGTTTCATCAAACCAAGGGTTCATCAACCAAAAAGAATGGGGCGAATTCTTAATTTCGTATGCTTCATTTAGAATATGATAATCATTTAATTTTTTCATCATATCATCTCTACCAGCTCGAAATCTCGGTTGTGAACTATTGATAAATAGAGTAGGAGGCGTTTTAGAAGTAACATATTCTAAAGGAGAAGCTTCTTTCCAAAGTTCAAAATTATCTTGTTTCGTATAACCGAAAAAATAACTGGCATAAGTACCTTCTTCAGCTTCGGGATGAATAAAAGAAACAATTCCATCAACATTTATAATTGCAGCAATTTTCTTTGATTTTACGCCGTAAAGTGTTGCCAATTGAGCACCAGCAGAAGCGCCAAGAATAACGATTTTAGATTGATCGAGTTTGTATTTTTTACGATTATTTATCAAATAATTAACTGCATCATCCATATCTTCTAAAGGAGCTGGATATTTTGCAACATCACTTAATCTATAATTTATCGCCATTGTTACAAAACCAGCTGAAGTCAACGCTTGAGCCATTGGTTTTTGATTCTCTTTGCTACCCGAAATCCAACCTCCACCATGTACAAGAACAATTGCTATAGAGGGTTTAGTTTGATTTTTTGGTTGATAAATATCAGCTTTTAATTGATGTTTTTCTTGATAAATTAT of Empedobacter falsenii contains these proteins:
- a CDS encoding pectinesterase family protein, whose translation is MKIIQFIFIVCLHFIFINVNAQYKTITVAKDQQADFTSIQEAINSLRDLGPDQALILVKNGVYHEKIRIPSWKHKITIKGEDSEKTIITNNDFSGKIDGLTNQKMTTYNSYTFLVEADDIQLENLTIQNESCNQGQAVALHVEGDKFVAKNIRLLGCQDTLYTATNRSRQYYQNCYIEGTTDFIFGEAIAVFENCTIKSLANSYITAAATHQEQEFGYVFFNCSLIAEDNLTKVYLGRPWRPFAKTVFIHTEMGKHILPIGWNEWKGDAMFPDKEKTAYYAEYKSKGLGNNPQKRASWSHQLTEKEIQKYTIENIFNGWNPKQN
- a CDS encoding alpha/beta hydrolase; the encoded protein is MQLSIKKILFVFMMHMVIAFGQVERPKASPYTIETTYKKLKKNYPFITPISSKNFENINAFEDIIYQEKHQLKADIYQPKNQTKPSIAIVLVHGGGWISGSKENQKPMAQALTSAGFVTMAINYRLSDVAKYPAPLEDMDDAVNYLINNRKKYKLDQSKIVILGASAGAQLATLYGVKSKKIAAIINVDGIVSFIHPEAEEGTYASYFFGYTKQDNFELWKEASPLEYVTSKTPPTLFINSSQPRFRAGRDDMMKKLNDYHILNEAYEIKNSPHSFWLMNPWFDETKHYIIDFLTKRFNK
- a CDS encoding rhamnogalacturonan acetylesterase; amino-acid sequence: MKKIILSTILCLFFSISFAQKRTLFLVGDSTMANKENPTKNPEHGWGQLLPELMNSDLEIQNHATNGRSSKSFRIEGRWKKVQSQLKKGDYVIIQFGHNDQKIEDSVRYTNPVTQYRANLEQYVTEARAKGAIPILMTSIVRRNFNEKGVLVDTHGLYPLIVRNVAKDLDVPFVDMQYLTEKLEIKYGPENSKKLHLHYQPNEIDYYPKGKDDDTHLSKLGAEEVSKLAVKELIKLNIGLEKYVKK